One Gadus morhua chromosome 13, gadMor3.0, whole genome shotgun sequence genomic window carries:
- the LOC115557711 gene encoding tensin-2 isoform X1: MGCIHSAVIRKGANQGTSMDRNPHTDPSVSPGILQLAGLTGNCHSASDLKGSITSTFQKKRGSLPRSKSVELVMEQVMERHYDFDLTYITERIISVFFLPDLEEQRYRGNLQEVAAMLKSKHQDKFLLLNLSEKRHDIASLNPKVQDYGWPDHHAPPLDRICAVCKAMDTWLISDPQNVVVLHCKGNKGKTGVIVAAYMHYSKITAGADQALTTLAMRKFCEDKVSSSLQPSQNRYIFYFGGLLSGSIKMNSSPLFLQQILIPSLPNFQAEGGYYPFLKIYQSLQLVYTSGVYDPHNSRARKLCVTMEPALLLKGDIMVKCYHRRTRGAQREVVFRVQFHTCTVHGAQLWFGKTELDSASSDDRFPPDNSVEFIFSSSPDKIKGREYQKNEPSITVDYNTSDPVVRWDSYENFNLHHQDSLEKIPHTRGPLDGSLYAQVRKRRGPGSTGAVRLSLSPTVGPPTQAAAPQPPASFSSDPGRHSASPSADWPEEPSPSPPTDPHGDGGERRAAEGEDRAGRGKERDRETAILDDAEPSGGLEGFRRGGRPCCSPGAGRPGEGGWERAREPCLASNGHHPAHRAAAAAPKNNPKSRTLPALPSKPLSPNPRHAPHLELYHRHSGHPLPELPWECPPAPMLCVHRACFPHSTPELAHPHPHSYSLPASSRECSPEGCHLVHCPGHGPPSLPTSPYRELFFQPPAAPSGCGCRDCAGRREHQSASVRLFHPLHSDKSGGLQWGREVEMQQAREGPPVWADSHWEAKREAAEFWQHKTAVQPYRVCHSSLEQPQSPDQAGSVLVLHQGYRTPPPAHLACACIPYQSSPAESHESRGYASGYQSGSSSPLAPTSPMPGASPGRSQAAESPSRARGPRSENTHHTDQTAQADAKDNKSVSPSSDPDSAAGMDVDQDYTLICSPPTQAEVWITEECVDSGTPQNTPQGVQKPSHGATSSPSLESNANTDNTVSQPSQAAPKQPPCSSTDLSENASKHSQSLGLTAKIGEDNKETGSAKESGQSDTSSQTTVTIQSVTKVQVQLNGSALPGDAQGSDTASRDASSGSSTPASAQSPQGSPARGSSPQAGPPRSSPGRDSPSEPSKPPSPVPEGYSTPTFPLASYYYPLLNVPHVPYTGYTAVTIPAPQPPLPEKKRFSSSPLALNGHSSLLRAESAPSSASLASSSTSCSNTSSSSSSSGGQHHVTFSPSVAEPPALGRRGSAQSGGREEADTKVNAKFVQDSSKYWYKPGISRDQAIAVLKDKEPGSFLIRDSNSFQGAYGLALKVTTPPLNANLNTSKGDPLEQLVRHFLIETGPRGVKIKGCQNESYFGSLSALVYQHSITPISLPCALLVPDKDLVGELQEIQSVTNTSTAANLLKQGAACNVLYLNSVETESLTGPQAISKATKCTLALSPRPTATVVHFKVSIQGITLTDGKRRLFFRRHYPINSVTFSSLDPKDQRWTNSNSTSSKIFGFVARRTGSTTENVCHLFAEIDPEQPAVAIVNFINKVMLGPQLRR, from the exons tTGACCGGCAACTGTCACTCTGCGTCTGACCTG AAGGGCTCCATTACCTCTACATTTCAAAAGAAGAGGGGCTCCTTACCCAG GAGCAAGAGTGTGGAGCTGGTGATGGAGCAGGTGATGGAGCGCCACTATGACTTCGACCTCACCTACATCACCGAGAGGATCATATCCGTCTTCTTCCTGCCCGACCTGGAGGAGCAGCGTTACCGTGGAAACCTGCAGGAAGTGGCGGCCATGCTGAAATCCAAACACCAGGACAAGTTTCTG CTCCTGAATTTGTCAGAGAAGAGACACGACATCGCCAGCCTTAACCCAAAG GTACAGGACTACGGCTGGCCCGACCACCACGCCCCGCCACTGGACAGGATCTGCGCTGTGTGCAAGGCCATGGACACCTGGTTGATCTCTGACCCCCAGAACGTGGTGGTCCTGCACTGCAAG GGTAACAAAGGAAAGACTGGCGTCATTGTGGCCGCCTACATGCACTATAGCAAGATAACTGCAGG GGCTGACCAGGCACTCACAACCCTGGCCATGAGGAAGTTCTGTGAAGATAAAGTTTCCTCCTCTCTACAGCCCTCTCAGAACAG GTACATCTTCTACTTTGGGGGTCTGTTGTCCGGCTCCATCAAGATGAACAGCAGTCCTCTGTTCCTACAGCAGATCCTCATTCCATCGCTGCCAAACTTCCAGGCAGAGGGAG GTTACTATCCCTTCCTGAAGATATATCAGTCTCTCCAGCTGGTTTACACCTCCGGCGTCTA tgACCCCCACAACTCCAGAGCCAGGAAGCTGTGTGTGACCATGGAACCAGCTTTGTTGTTGAAAGGGGACATCATG GTCAAGTGTTACCACCGACGGACTCGCGGCGCCCAGAGAGAGGTCGTCTTCAGGGTTCAGTTCCACACCTGCACGGTCCACGGAGCCCAGCTGTGGTTCGGCAAGACTGAGCTGGACTCCGCCAGCTCAG ATGACAGATTCCCTCCCGATAACTCGGTGGAGTTCATCTTCTCCAGCAGTCCAGATAAAATAAAAG GGCGCGAATATCAGAAGAATGAGCCCTCCATCACAGTAGACTACAACACGTCTGACCCGGTGGTGAGATGGGACTCCTATGAGAACTTCAACCTACACCACCAAGACAGCCTGGAGA AGATCCCTCACACACGGGGCCCTTTGGACGGCAGTCTGTACGCCCAGGTGAGGAAGCGGCGGGGCCCGGGGTCGACCGGGGCCGTACGCCTGTCTCTGAGCCCCACGGTGGGGCCCCCGACGCAGGCCGCCGCTCCGCAGCCTCCCGCCTCCTTCAGCTCCGACCCGGGCCGCCACTCGGCCTCTCCCTCCGCTGACTGGCCGGAGGAGCCGTCCCCCAGCCCCCCGACGGACCCgcacggggacgggggggagaggagggccgCGGAGGGGGAGGACAGAGCCGGGAGGGGCAAAGAGCGGGACAGGGAGACGGCCATCCTGGACGACGCCGAGCCctcgggggggctggagggctTCAGGCGGGGGGGGCGTCCGTGCTGCAGTCCCGGGGCGGggaggccgggggaggggggctgggagaGGGCCAGAGAGCCGTGCCTCGCCAGCAACGGGCACCATCCCGCTCACcgcgccgctgccgccgcccccAAGAACAACCCCAAGAGCCGCACGCTGCCCGCCCTCCCGTCCaaacccctctcccccaacccgCGCCACGCCCCGCACCTGGAGCTGTACCACCGCCACAGCGGGCACCCGCTGCCGGAGCTGCCCTGGGAGTGTCCGCCCGCCCCCATGCTCTGCGTCCACCGGGCGTGCTTCCCCCACTCCACCCCGGAGCtggcccacccccacccccacagctACAGCCTGCCCGCCTCCAGCCGGGAGTGCTCCCCGGAGGGGTGTCACCTGGTCCACTGCCCCGGCCACGGGCCGCCCTCCCTGCCCACTAGCCCCTACAGAGAGCTGTTCTTCCAACCGCCGGCGGCGCCCTCTGGCTGCGGCTGCAGGGACTGCGCCGGCCGGAGGGAGCACCAGTCGGCGTCGGTCCGGCTGTTCCATCCGCTGCACTCGGACAAATCGGGGGGCCTGCAGTGGGGCCGGGAGGTGGAGATGCAGCAGGCGAGggagggacccccggtgtgggCCGACAGCCACTGGGAGGCCAAGAGAGAGGCTGCAGAGTTCTGGCAGCACAAGACAGCCGTGCAGCCGTATCGCGTGTGCCATTCTTCACTAGAGCAGCCTCAGAGCCCGGACCAAGCAGGGTCTGTCCTGGTGCTCCATCAGGGGTACCGTACCCCGCCGCCAGCCCATCTCGCCTGTGCCTGCATCCCTTATCAGTCCTCCCCAGCAGAGAGCCATGAGAGCAGGGGCTATGCTTCGGGGTACCAGTCTGGATCCTCCTCACCGCTGGCTCCCACCAGCCCGATGCCGGGAGCCTCTCCTGGGAGGAGTCAGGCAGCGGAGAGCCCTTCCAGAGCCAGGGGCCCGAGGTCAGAGAATACCCACCACACAG ATCAAACGGCCCAGGCTGACGCGAAGGACAACAAGTCTGTGAGTCCTTCAAGTGACCCAGACAGTGCTGCTGGAATGGATGTGGACCAGGACTATACGCTCATTTGCAGCCCCCCGACACAAGCTGAAGTCTG GATCACAGAGGAATGTGTTGACAGCGGGACCCCCCAGAACACTCCCCAGGGGGTCCAGAAGCCGAGCCACGGAGCTACGTCCTCGCCCTCTCTGGAGTCCAACGCAAACACCGACAACACTGTGTCCCAACCATCACAAGCAGCCCCAAAGCAACCCCCCTGCTCATCCACTGACCTGTCAGAAAACGCGAGCAAGCATTCACAGAGTCTGGGGTTAACGGCCAAGATCGGGGAAGACAACAAAGAAACAGGAAGTGCAAAGGAATCCGGCCAATCAGACACGTCCTCTCAAACCACTGTAACCATTCAGTCGGTGACCAAGGTCCAAGTGCAGCTCAATGGCTCCGCCCTCCCTGGCGACGCCCAGGGGTCCGACACGGCCAGCAGAGACGCGTCCAGCGGAAGCTCCACGCCGGCGTCTGCACAGTCTCCCCAAGGCTCCCCGGCCAGGGGGTCCTCCCCCCAGGCCGGCCCCCCGAGATCGTCCCCCGGCCGGGACAGCCCGTCCGAGCCGTCCAAACCCCCGTCGCCGGTGCCCGAGGGCTACAGCACCCCCACCTTCCCCCTGGCGTCGTACTACTACCCGCTGCTCAACGTGCCCCACGTGCCCTACACGGGGTACACCGCCGTCACCAtccccgccccccagcccccgctGCCCGAGAAGAagcgcttctcctcctccccgctggCGCTCAACGGCCACAGCTCGCTGCTCAGGGCGGAGTCGGCACCTTCCTCCGCCtccctcgcctcctcctccacctcctgctccaacacctcgtcgtcgtcgtcgtcatccgGTGGCCAGCATCACGTCACCTTCTCCCCCTCCGTGGCCGAGCCCCCCGCCCTGGGACGACGAGGGTCCGCTCAGTCCGGCGGTAGAGAGGAAGCAGACACAAAGGTCAACGCAAAGTTTGTCCAAGACAGCTCCAAGTACTGGTACAAACCGGGCATCTCCAGGGATCAAG CAATAGCAGTGCTGAAGGACAAGGAGCCCGGGTCCTTCCTCATCAGAGACAGTAACTCCTTCCAGGGGGCGTACGGTCTGGCCCTCAAGGTCACCACTCCTCCCCTGAACGCCAACCTCAACACCAGCAAAG GAGATCCGCTGGAGCAGCTGGTGAGACACTTCCTGATCGAGACGGGCCCGCGGGGCGTGAAGATCAAGGGCTGTCAGAACGAGTCGTACTTTG GAAGTTTGTCTGCGCTGGTATACCAGCATTCAATCACTCCCATCTCCCTGCCCTGTGCGCTGCTCGTCCCAGACAAGG ATCTGGTGGGAGAGCTCCAGGAGATACAGAGTGTCACCAACACGAGCACGGCGGCAAATCTCCTCAAGCAAGGAGCAG CATGCAATGTGTTGTATCTGAACTCTGTGGAAACCGAATCGCTGACAGGGCCCCAGGCCATCTCCAAGGCAACCAAATGCACCCTGGCCCTGAGTCCACGTCCCACGGCCACTGTGGTCCACTTCAAAGTGTCCATTCAGGGCATCACTCTGACGGACGGAAAGCGAAG GCTATTTTTCAGAAGACACTACCCAATCAACAGTGTGACGTTCAGCAGCTTAGACCCAAAGGACCAGAG GTGGACTAACTCTAATAGCACATCAAGCAA GATATTTGGCTTTGTGGCGCGGCGGACAGGAAGTACAACCGAGAACGTGTGTCACCTGTTTGCAGAGATCGACCCAGAGCAGCCTGCAGTTGCCATCGTCAACTTTATTAACAAAGTCATGCTGGGCCCACAGCTTCGCAGATGA
- the LOC115557711 gene encoding tensin-2 isoform X2, which yields MGCIHSAVIRKGANQGTSMDRNPHTDPSVSPGILQLAGLTGNCHSASDLKGSITSTFQKKRGSLPRSKSVELVMEQVMERHYDFDLTYITERIISVFFLPDLEEQRYRGNLQEVAAMLKSKHQDKFLLLNLSEKRHDIASLNPKVQDYGWPDHHAPPLDRICAVCKAMDTWLISDPQNVVVLHCKGNKGKTGVIVAAYMHYSKITAGADQALTTLAMRKFCEDKVSSSLQPSQNRYIFYFGGLLSGSIKMNSSPLFLQQILIPSLPNFQAEGGYYPFLKIYQSLQLVYTSGVYDPHNSRARKLCVTMEPALLLKGDIMVKCYHRRTRGAQREVVFRVQFHTCTVHGAQLWFGKTELDSASSDDRFPPDNSVEFIFSSSPDKIKGREYQKNEPSITVDYNTSDPVVRWDSYENFNLHHQDSLEKIPHTRGPLDGSLYAQVRKRRGPGSTGAVRLSLSPTVGPPTQAAAPQPPASFSSDPGRHSASPSADWPEEPSPSPPTDPHGDGGERRAAEGEDRAGRGKERDRETAILDDAEPSGGLEGFRRGGRPCCSPGAGRPGEGGWERAREPCLASNGHHPAHRAAAAAPKNNPKSRTLPALPSKPLSPNPRHAPHLELYHRHSGHPLPELPWECPPAPMLCVHRACFPHSTPELAHPHPHSYSLPASSRECSPEGCHLVHCPGHGPPSLPTSPYRELFFQPPAAPSGCGCRDCAGRREHQSASVRLFHPLHSDKSGGLQWGREVEMQQAREGPPVWADSHWEAKREAAEFWQHKTAVQPYRVCHSSLEQPQSPDQAGSVLVLHQGYRTPPPAHLACACIPYQSSPAESHESRGYASGYQSGSSSPLAPTSPMPGASPGRSQAAESPSRARGPRSENTHHTDQTAQADAKDNKSVSPSSDPDSAAGMDVDQDYTLICSPPTQAEVWITEECVDSGTPQNTPQGVQKPSHGATSSPSLESNANTDNTVSQPSQAAPKQPPCSSTDLSENASKHSQSLGLTAKIGEDNKETGSAKESGQSDTSSQTTVTIQSVTKVQVQLNGSALPGDAQGSDTASRDASSGSSTPASAQSPQGSPARGSSPQAGPPRSSPGRDSPSEPSKPPSPVPEGYSTPTFPLASYYYPLLNVPHVPYTGYTAVTIPAPQPPLPEKKRFSSSPLALNGHSSLLRAESAPSSASLASSSTSCSNTSSSSSSSGGQHHVTFSPSVAEPPALGRRGSAQSGGREEADTKVNAKFVQDSSKYWYKPGISRDQAIAVLKDKEPGSFLIRDSNSFQGAYGLALKVTTPPLNANLNTSKGDPLEQLVRHFLIETGPRGVKIKGCQNESYFGSLSALVYQHSITPISLPCALLVPDKDLVGELQEIQSVTNTSTAANLLKQGAACNVLYLNSVETESLTGPQAISKATKCTLALSPRPTATVVHFKVSIQGITLTDGKRRLFFRRHYPINSVTFSSLDPKDQRIFGFVARRTGSTTENVCHLFAEIDPEQPAVAIVNFINKVMLGPQLRR from the exons tTGACCGGCAACTGTCACTCTGCGTCTGACCTG AAGGGCTCCATTACCTCTACATTTCAAAAGAAGAGGGGCTCCTTACCCAG GAGCAAGAGTGTGGAGCTGGTGATGGAGCAGGTGATGGAGCGCCACTATGACTTCGACCTCACCTACATCACCGAGAGGATCATATCCGTCTTCTTCCTGCCCGACCTGGAGGAGCAGCGTTACCGTGGAAACCTGCAGGAAGTGGCGGCCATGCTGAAATCCAAACACCAGGACAAGTTTCTG CTCCTGAATTTGTCAGAGAAGAGACACGACATCGCCAGCCTTAACCCAAAG GTACAGGACTACGGCTGGCCCGACCACCACGCCCCGCCACTGGACAGGATCTGCGCTGTGTGCAAGGCCATGGACACCTGGTTGATCTCTGACCCCCAGAACGTGGTGGTCCTGCACTGCAAG GGTAACAAAGGAAAGACTGGCGTCATTGTGGCCGCCTACATGCACTATAGCAAGATAACTGCAGG GGCTGACCAGGCACTCACAACCCTGGCCATGAGGAAGTTCTGTGAAGATAAAGTTTCCTCCTCTCTACAGCCCTCTCAGAACAG GTACATCTTCTACTTTGGGGGTCTGTTGTCCGGCTCCATCAAGATGAACAGCAGTCCTCTGTTCCTACAGCAGATCCTCATTCCATCGCTGCCAAACTTCCAGGCAGAGGGAG GTTACTATCCCTTCCTGAAGATATATCAGTCTCTCCAGCTGGTTTACACCTCCGGCGTCTA tgACCCCCACAACTCCAGAGCCAGGAAGCTGTGTGTGACCATGGAACCAGCTTTGTTGTTGAAAGGGGACATCATG GTCAAGTGTTACCACCGACGGACTCGCGGCGCCCAGAGAGAGGTCGTCTTCAGGGTTCAGTTCCACACCTGCACGGTCCACGGAGCCCAGCTGTGGTTCGGCAAGACTGAGCTGGACTCCGCCAGCTCAG ATGACAGATTCCCTCCCGATAACTCGGTGGAGTTCATCTTCTCCAGCAGTCCAGATAAAATAAAAG GGCGCGAATATCAGAAGAATGAGCCCTCCATCACAGTAGACTACAACACGTCTGACCCGGTGGTGAGATGGGACTCCTATGAGAACTTCAACCTACACCACCAAGACAGCCTGGAGA AGATCCCTCACACACGGGGCCCTTTGGACGGCAGTCTGTACGCCCAGGTGAGGAAGCGGCGGGGCCCGGGGTCGACCGGGGCCGTACGCCTGTCTCTGAGCCCCACGGTGGGGCCCCCGACGCAGGCCGCCGCTCCGCAGCCTCCCGCCTCCTTCAGCTCCGACCCGGGCCGCCACTCGGCCTCTCCCTCCGCTGACTGGCCGGAGGAGCCGTCCCCCAGCCCCCCGACGGACCCgcacggggacgggggggagaggagggccgCGGAGGGGGAGGACAGAGCCGGGAGGGGCAAAGAGCGGGACAGGGAGACGGCCATCCTGGACGACGCCGAGCCctcgggggggctggagggctTCAGGCGGGGGGGGCGTCCGTGCTGCAGTCCCGGGGCGGggaggccgggggaggggggctgggagaGGGCCAGAGAGCCGTGCCTCGCCAGCAACGGGCACCATCCCGCTCACcgcgccgctgccgccgcccccAAGAACAACCCCAAGAGCCGCACGCTGCCCGCCCTCCCGTCCaaacccctctcccccaacccgCGCCACGCCCCGCACCTGGAGCTGTACCACCGCCACAGCGGGCACCCGCTGCCGGAGCTGCCCTGGGAGTGTCCGCCCGCCCCCATGCTCTGCGTCCACCGGGCGTGCTTCCCCCACTCCACCCCGGAGCtggcccacccccacccccacagctACAGCCTGCCCGCCTCCAGCCGGGAGTGCTCCCCGGAGGGGTGTCACCTGGTCCACTGCCCCGGCCACGGGCCGCCCTCCCTGCCCACTAGCCCCTACAGAGAGCTGTTCTTCCAACCGCCGGCGGCGCCCTCTGGCTGCGGCTGCAGGGACTGCGCCGGCCGGAGGGAGCACCAGTCGGCGTCGGTCCGGCTGTTCCATCCGCTGCACTCGGACAAATCGGGGGGCCTGCAGTGGGGCCGGGAGGTGGAGATGCAGCAGGCGAGggagggacccccggtgtgggCCGACAGCCACTGGGAGGCCAAGAGAGAGGCTGCAGAGTTCTGGCAGCACAAGACAGCCGTGCAGCCGTATCGCGTGTGCCATTCTTCACTAGAGCAGCCTCAGAGCCCGGACCAAGCAGGGTCTGTCCTGGTGCTCCATCAGGGGTACCGTACCCCGCCGCCAGCCCATCTCGCCTGTGCCTGCATCCCTTATCAGTCCTCCCCAGCAGAGAGCCATGAGAGCAGGGGCTATGCTTCGGGGTACCAGTCTGGATCCTCCTCACCGCTGGCTCCCACCAGCCCGATGCCGGGAGCCTCTCCTGGGAGGAGTCAGGCAGCGGAGAGCCCTTCCAGAGCCAGGGGCCCGAGGTCAGAGAATACCCACCACACAG ATCAAACGGCCCAGGCTGACGCGAAGGACAACAAGTCTGTGAGTCCTTCAAGTGACCCAGACAGTGCTGCTGGAATGGATGTGGACCAGGACTATACGCTCATTTGCAGCCCCCCGACACAAGCTGAAGTCTG GATCACAGAGGAATGTGTTGACAGCGGGACCCCCCAGAACACTCCCCAGGGGGTCCAGAAGCCGAGCCACGGAGCTACGTCCTCGCCCTCTCTGGAGTCCAACGCAAACACCGACAACACTGTGTCCCAACCATCACAAGCAGCCCCAAAGCAACCCCCCTGCTCATCCACTGACCTGTCAGAAAACGCGAGCAAGCATTCACAGAGTCTGGGGTTAACGGCCAAGATCGGGGAAGACAACAAAGAAACAGGAAGTGCAAAGGAATCCGGCCAATCAGACACGTCCTCTCAAACCACTGTAACCATTCAGTCGGTGACCAAGGTCCAAGTGCAGCTCAATGGCTCCGCCCTCCCTGGCGACGCCCAGGGGTCCGACACGGCCAGCAGAGACGCGTCCAGCGGAAGCTCCACGCCGGCGTCTGCACAGTCTCCCCAAGGCTCCCCGGCCAGGGGGTCCTCCCCCCAGGCCGGCCCCCCGAGATCGTCCCCCGGCCGGGACAGCCCGTCCGAGCCGTCCAAACCCCCGTCGCCGGTGCCCGAGGGCTACAGCACCCCCACCTTCCCCCTGGCGTCGTACTACTACCCGCTGCTCAACGTGCCCCACGTGCCCTACACGGGGTACACCGCCGTCACCAtccccgccccccagcccccgctGCCCGAGAAGAagcgcttctcctcctccccgctggCGCTCAACGGCCACAGCTCGCTGCTCAGGGCGGAGTCGGCACCTTCCTCCGCCtccctcgcctcctcctccacctcctgctccaacacctcgtcgtcgtcgtcgtcatccgGTGGCCAGCATCACGTCACCTTCTCCCCCTCCGTGGCCGAGCCCCCCGCCCTGGGACGACGAGGGTCCGCTCAGTCCGGCGGTAGAGAGGAAGCAGACACAAAGGTCAACGCAAAGTTTGTCCAAGACAGCTCCAAGTACTGGTACAAACCGGGCATCTCCAGGGATCAAG CAATAGCAGTGCTGAAGGACAAGGAGCCCGGGTCCTTCCTCATCAGAGACAGTAACTCCTTCCAGGGGGCGTACGGTCTGGCCCTCAAGGTCACCACTCCTCCCCTGAACGCCAACCTCAACACCAGCAAAG GAGATCCGCTGGAGCAGCTGGTGAGACACTTCCTGATCGAGACGGGCCCGCGGGGCGTGAAGATCAAGGGCTGTCAGAACGAGTCGTACTTTG GAAGTTTGTCTGCGCTGGTATACCAGCATTCAATCACTCCCATCTCCCTGCCCTGTGCGCTGCTCGTCCCAGACAAGG ATCTGGTGGGAGAGCTCCAGGAGATACAGAGTGTCACCAACACGAGCACGGCGGCAAATCTCCTCAAGCAAGGAGCAG CATGCAATGTGTTGTATCTGAACTCTGTGGAAACCGAATCGCTGACAGGGCCCCAGGCCATCTCCAAGGCAACCAAATGCACCCTGGCCCTGAGTCCACGTCCCACGGCCACTGTGGTCCACTTCAAAGTGTCCATTCAGGGCATCACTCTGACGGACGGAAAGCGAAG GCTATTTTTCAGAAGACACTACCCAATCAACAGTGTGACGTTCAGCAGCTTAGACCCAAAGGACCAGAG GATATTTGGCTTTGTGGCGCGGCGGACAGGAAGTACAACCGAGAACGTGTGTCACCTGTTTGCAGAGATCGACCCAGAGCAGCCTGCAGTTGCCATCGTCAACTTTATTAACAAAGTCATGCTGGGCCCACAGCTTCGCAGATGA